The Ketogulonicigenium robustum nucleotide sequence TGCCCTGTGTCGTCGGCGCGTCGGGTTTGGTCATCGACCGGCGCGGTGGCCGCGTTATCGCCCCAGATGGCCGTGTGATTCTGGCGGGCGATACGATTACAGTCGACGGCTTCAACGGCGAAGTTCTGGCCGGCGAGGCCCCCCTGCGCGAGGCGCAGTTGGACGACGCGTTCCAGACCCTGCTTGCATGGGCGGATGCCAGCCGCGACATCGGTATCCGCGCGAACGCCGACACCCCGCGCGACGCGCGCATCGCCAGCACCTTTGCCGCCGAGGGCATCGGCCTGTGCCGCACCGAACACATGTTTTTCGAAGGTGACCGCATCGGCATGATGCGCGAGATGATCTTTGCCGCCAATTCGCAAGAACGCCGCGAAGTGCTGGGCCGTTTGCTGCCGACCCAGCGACAGGATTTCATTCGCTTGTTCGAGATTATGAATGGAAAGCCGGTCTGCATCCGGCTGTTCGATCCGCCGTTGCATGAATTCCTGCCCTCCGACAGGGCCGGTATGCGTGATCTGGCCGACGGCCTGTCGCTGCCCTTGGCCGACGTGATGGCCCGTGTCGAGGCGATGAGCGAATATAACCCCATGCTGGGCCTTCGCGGTGTGCGCCTAGGCATCACAGTTCCCGAGATTTACGAAATGCAGGCCCGCGCGATTTTCGAGGCGACCGTTGCCGTCAGCCGCGATGGGCTGAGCGTCACGCCCGAGATCATGATCCCGCTGGTGTCGGCCCGGCGCGAGGTGCAGCTTGTACGCGGGCAGATCGATGCGGTTGCAAGTGCGGTACGTGCACAATCTGGGGTTGAATTCACTTATCGCCTGGGCGTCATGGTCGAAACGCCCCGCGCCGCACTGCGGGCCGGTGACATCGCGCAGGATGTCGCCTTCTTATCGTTCGGCACAAATGATCTGACGCAGATGACTTACGGCCTATCGCGCGACGACGCTGGTCGCTTCATGCCGGCCTATCTGGCCAACCAAGTCTTTCCGGACGATCCGTTCCACACCCTCGATCTGGAGGGGGTGGGCGAGTTGCTGCAGATCGGTGCGGCGCGCGCGCGGGGCAGTCATCAGGGGGTCACATTGTCGGTCTGCGGCGAGCATGGCGGCAGTGCGCAGACCATCGCTTTTTGCCGCAAACAGGGATTCGATTATGTCTCGTGCTCGCCGTTTCGTGTGCCCCTTGCGCGGCTGGCCGCCGCGCAGATCGCGATTCGTGAACGAAGTAGTTTTCCGACCGCCAGCGGGAAATATTTGTAATATACTGTAAAATATATGAAATTAAGTAATATTACAAAAATTTGTTAAACTTCGATCCAATCTGGACACCCAGAATAATCTCGCTTACCGAATCCGGGCCGGCGCGGGGCAGACCGCGTGAAACGACGGATATGGGTAGATGCAGTCTGATCGGGGAGTGCTGGGGCACGGGATTGCAGTGGGACTTTTGGCCGTATCCGTCGCCATCGGGGCAGGCGGGCTACACGCCGAGGAGCTGGGGGCAAGCCGCCTTGGGGCGCTTTTGGATCAGGGTGGATACTCTGACACGATGGACGAGGAACAGGCGCTGACCGCGCCACCTGCGGGGTCGAACCGCAACAGTACGACCACCGTGCAAGAGGCCGACAACCTGACCGCGCGCATTTCCGCCGCGACGGCGACGGGCGACGATCAGTGGGCCTGTCTGGCCGAGGCGCTGTATTTTGTAGCGCGCGGCGAGACAACCGAAGGTATTGCGGCTGTGGCCGAGGTCATCTTGAACCGTGTCGACGCCCCCGGCTTTCCCAACACCATCTGTTCCGTGGTGAACCAACGCAGCGCCAGTGGGCGCAGCTGCCAGTTTTCATACACTTGCGACGGTCGCCCCGAAGTGATCAACGAACGCGCCGCCTACCGCAATGTGGGCCGGATCGCCCGCGCGATGATGGACGGGGCCCCGCGCGATCTGACGAACGGTGCGACATTCTACCATTCGCGCGGCGTGAACCCCAGCTGGTCGCGCGCGTTTGAACGTACCGCCAGCATTGGCGCCCATCGCTTTTACCGTGACCCGATCCGCACAGCGTCTAACTGATCGCACGACAGGCCTGTAACATTATGTGAGTGGCCCTTATGCGGGGCCATCAGTCATATGGCCAAAACGACGATCAAGAGGCAGCATGTCACGCAAATACTTTGGCACGGATGGAATCCGCGGGCGATCGAACGCATGGCCGATGACGGCCGATATGGCGCTGCGCATCGGCGCGGCAGCGGGGCATTACTTCCGCGCGGCTGATCGCGGTGTCAGCCGCGTCGTGATCGGCAAAGATACGCGCCTGTCCGGTTATATGTTTGAAAACGCGCTGACCGCAGGGCTGACATCGACGGGCATGAACGTGCTGTTGCTAGGGCCTGTGCCGACGCCTGCGGTGGGGGTGCTGACCCCCTCGATGCGGGCCGATGTGGGGATCATGATCTCGGCCAGCCACAACCCGCATTATGACAACGGGATCAAATTCTTCGGCCCGGACGGCTTCAAGCTGTCGGACGAGGCCGAGCTGGAGATTGAAGCCCTGATTGATGCCGGCGTGCCCAACGCCGCATCTGAGGATATCGGCCGTGCCAAGCGCATCGATGACGGCCGTTTTCGATATGCCGAACGGCTAAAGGCCGGACTGCCCGCCGGGTTCAGCCTGCGCGGCCTGAAAGTGGTGGTCGATAGTGCCAACGGTGCAGCCTACCGCGTCGCCCCCGATGTCCTGTGGGAGCTGGGCGCCGACGTCATCCCGCTGGGCACCACCCCGAACGGGTTGAACATCAACGATGGCTGCGGATCCACCCACCCCGAGGCCGCCGCCGCCGCCGTCGTGGCCCATGGGGCCGACGTGGGCATTTGTTTGGACGGTGACGCCGACCGGATCGTTATTATTGACGAGACGGGCCGCATTGCTGATGGGGACCAACTGCTGGCTCTATTCGCCGCCCGTTTGGCCGCGCGGGGCGCGCTGACGCAGGGTACTTTGGTGGCGACGGTCATGTCGAACATGGGGCTCGAAACCTTCTTGTCCGATCGTGGCCTGTCGCTGCTGCGCACCCGCGTTGGCGACCGCTATGTGGTCGAGGAAATGCGCGCGCGCGGGCTGAATTTGGGGGGCGAGCAGTCAGGCCACATCGTGATGACCGATTATGCCACGACCGGCGACGGGCTGCTGGCGGGGTTGCAGTTTCTGGCCGCCATGGCCCAAACCGACAAGCCGGCCAGCGCGCTGGCGCATCAGTTTGATCTGGTCCCGCAGCTACTGCGCAATGTCCGCTATGGCGCCGAAAGCGCCCCGCTGGATGATGCTACTGTGAAAGCGGCCATTGCCGCAGCCGAGGCGCGCCTGCAGGGCAACGGCCGGTTGCTGATCCGCAAGTCGGGCAC carries:
- a CDS encoding cell wall hydrolase; its protein translation is MQSDRGVLGHGIAVGLLAVSVAIGAGGLHAEELGASRLGALLDQGGYSDTMDEEQALTAPPAGSNRNSTTTVQEADNLTARISAATATGDDQWACLAEALYFVARGETTEGIAAVAEVILNRVDAPGFPNTICSVVNQRSASGRSCQFSYTCDGRPEVINERAAYRNVGRIARAMMDGAPRDLTNGATFYHSRGVNPSWSRAFERTASIGAHRFYRDPIRTASN
- the glmM gene encoding phosphoglucosamine mutase, whose product is MSRKYFGTDGIRGRSNAWPMTADMALRIGAAAGHYFRAADRGVSRVVIGKDTRLSGYMFENALTAGLTSTGMNVLLLGPVPTPAVGVLTPSMRADVGIMISASHNPHYDNGIKFFGPDGFKLSDEAELEIEALIDAGVPNAASEDIGRAKRIDDGRFRYAERLKAGLPAGFSLRGLKVVVDSANGAAYRVAPDVLWELGADVIPLGTTPNGLNINDGCGSTHPEAAAAAVVAHGADVGICLDGDADRIVIIDETGRIADGDQLLALFAARLAARGALTQGTLVATVMSNMGLETFLSDRGLSLLRTRVGDRYVVEEMRARGLNLGGEQSGHIVMTDYATTGDGLLAGLQFLAAMAQTDKPASALAHQFDLVPQLLRNVRYGAESAPLDDATVKAAIAAAEARLQGNGRLLIRKSGTEPLIRVMAESVDPAVAEAVVGDIVAAVEQAA